The Calditrichota bacterium genome has a window encoding:
- a CDS encoding Nramp family divalent metal transporter: MTFRNLIHRQARGEQVSLSEVHHSVAVPQKTSMIRRLFAFAGPAYLVSVGYMDPGNWATDLEGGSRFGYALIWVLLMSNLMAVLLQALSARLGIVSGRDLARACREAYSKPVGRVLWVVCEFAIIACDLAEVIGSAIGLELLFGIPLLWGVVITAVDVFLLLYFQHLGIRKVEAFILTLVATIGLCFLFEMILAKPDIGGIMSGFVPSMSNESLYVAIGILGATVMPHNLYLHSALVQTRAVGNNRSSIRQACKYNLIDSAVALNAAFFVNAAILVLAAAVFFKNGVEVNEIQQAHQLLEPLLGAKVASTAFAIALLASGQSSTLTGTLAGQVVMEGFVNLKIRPWLRRMITRMLAIVPAALTIWVMGDAGSYKLLILSQVVLSMQLPFAVVPLIQFTSDRKVMGDFANKTWVKILAWITAAIIILLNVKLVVDTLGEWIGSAAYVHWYHMLVVAVALGLGVLLVYLIVQPIFRRKREIELHLPEFKVPDVNGVKYERIAVALEASESDRILVEKAMSMAVDHSADLLLLHVADGMAPRVWSHEAEDHEVLADEAYLDRLAIDINARGIRTKPVLGFGSPPEEIVRLVNEEKADMLIIGTHGHRMIKDIFLGATATRVRHQVSIPVFMVRVE, encoded by the coding sequence ATGACATTTCGCAACCTCATTCACAGACAGGCACGCGGTGAACAAGTTTCGCTGTCGGAAGTTCATCATTCCGTCGCCGTGCCCCAGAAGACCAGCATGATACGCCGGTTGTTCGCGTTCGCGGGCCCGGCCTATCTGGTCAGTGTCGGATATATGGACCCGGGAAATTGGGCCACGGACCTCGAAGGCGGATCGAGATTCGGTTACGCGTTGATTTGGGTGCTCTTGATGAGTAACCTAATGGCCGTTTTGCTGCAAGCCTTGAGTGCCCGTTTGGGAATCGTGTCGGGTCGTGATTTGGCGCGTGCATGCAGAGAAGCCTACTCCAAACCCGTCGGCAGAGTGCTTTGGGTCGTATGCGAATTCGCGATTATCGCATGTGACCTTGCCGAAGTGATCGGCTCCGCAATCGGGCTTGAACTGCTCTTCGGAATCCCGCTTTTGTGGGGTGTCGTCATCACGGCAGTCGACGTTTTTCTCTTGCTCTATTTCCAGCACCTCGGCATTCGCAAAGTCGAAGCGTTCATTCTCACGTTGGTCGCCACGATCGGACTCTGCTTTTTGTTTGAGATGATTTTGGCTAAACCGGATATCGGCGGCATCATGTCGGGATTCGTGCCGAGTATGTCCAATGAAAGTCTGTATGTCGCGATCGGAATTCTCGGTGCGACCGTAATGCCGCACAACTTGTATTTGCATTCGGCGCTTGTGCAAACTCGGGCCGTGGGAAACAACCGTTCGAGCATCCGGCAGGCGTGCAAATATAACCTTATCGATTCGGCGGTCGCGCTGAATGCCGCGTTCTTTGTCAATGCCGCAATTCTCGTTTTGGCGGCGGCGGTGTTTTTCAAGAACGGTGTTGAAGTCAACGAAATTCAACAGGCGCACCAACTGCTCGAACCGCTGCTCGGAGCTAAGGTCGCGAGCACGGCGTTCGCAATCGCACTCTTGGCCAGCGGTCAAAGTTCGACTCTTACCGGGACTCTGGCCGGTCAAGTTGTCATGGAAGGGTTTGTCAATCTCAAGATTCGTCCGTGGCTCAGGAGAATGATCACGCGAATGCTGGCGATTGTACCCGCCGCGCTGACGATTTGGGTCATGGGCGACGCGGGGAGCTACAAACTGCTTATCTTGTCACAGGTAGTTCTTTCGATGCAGCTTCCGTTTGCAGTCGTTCCACTGATTCAGTTTACCAGTGACCGCAAAGTCATGGGAGATTTTGCCAACAAAACATGGGTGAAGATTCTCGCGTGGATCACGGCCGCGATCATTATTCTGCTCAATGTCAAACTCGTGGTCGACACATTGGGTGAGTGGATTGGTTCCGCGGCCTACGTTCACTGGTATCACATGCTGGTCGTTGCCGTCGCGCTCGGGCTGGGAGTGCTGCTTGTCTATTTGATTGTGCAGCCCATCTTCCGCCGCAAACGCGAGATCGAATTGCATTTGCCCGAATTTAAGGTTCCCGACGTGAACGGAGTTAAATACGAACGCATCGCCGTCGCGCTGGAAGCCTCCGAAAGTGATCGGATATTGGTCGAGAAGGCGATGAGCATGGCCGTCGACCACTCTGCCGACTTGCTTTTGCTGCACGTCGCCGACGGTATGGCGCCGCGGGTTTGGAGCCATGAAGCTGAAGACCACGAAGTCTTGGCCGACGAAGCCTATCTCGACAGACTTGCCATCGACATCAACGCGCGCGGTATCAGAACGAAACCCGT
- a CDS encoding tetratricopeptide repeat protein, protein MLQKHFTKLLALLTGVFAAVRHFSYRSIADSIVTRVPVLDSDTYFRWGYELSTTGQHPSGPFWLGPGYPQFIGWLFSLTGDVSPQVILVAQMLLSCATFLLLLLVTRKLFGERASLFAGILGILYAPWLYFDGMILSASWILFLNSAMFFFLIEYGGATEDEPRNWWAWAIAGGLCALSALARPSILPFAAMLTVFLAWRVWQSKLKPSYLVAFVLALILVHLPTSLRNSREGGSPVFVTASGGVNFFIGNREGASGVYDELDFIQTFDAPAEAEGYRLEASKRVGRNLTLPEAANVWKEYALRDVFADKFGWLGVELKKLWWTLRNEEVANNFSFRATQMINPVVDHLPIRWGVLLPLAVAGLVMFWDRRKKLLLYLFYSLSYVATILIFFSSSEYRFPLVLVFLPLAGYAIHAIIEGFRNKQTTRVAVALVVYVVLLLPANAPSKTAYDQVYPRSDFANVGTTAMRYDMFSEAMGMFARALAIDPDYRPARLGLADALWRTRNFDQAREEYERLGVSPPDSLSGAPLETLKSVIDSIRATEGDSAALAELDRAIPHPESLAVRDLWVERAKLQAADNRYGAAYWSMLNAHDLDPTSPDWLFWAAEYVLQMDFAKQADSLYQAAIDLYPAYAPARIEKGFLALEVGDLEEAVRQSRELDKIHIPNDSIRAQAEKLDSLLQHLYE, encoded by the coding sequence ATGCTGCAGAAGCACTTCACCAAACTCCTTGCGCTGCTGACCGGAGTGTTTGCCGCCGTCCGCCATTTTTCCTACCGAAGTATAGCGGACTCAATTGTCACGCGAGTGCCAGTACTCGACAGTGACACATATTTCAGATGGGGCTACGAGCTCTCCACGACGGGACAGCACCCGTCCGGACCGTTTTGGCTGGGACCGGGCTATCCTCAGTTTATCGGCTGGCTGTTTTCGTTGACCGGAGATGTTTCGCCTCAGGTTATTCTCGTCGCGCAGATGCTTCTATCGTGCGCGACGTTTTTGTTGCTGCTGCTCGTCACACGCAAACTCTTTGGCGAGCGCGCGTCACTCTTCGCGGGCATTCTCGGAATTCTGTATGCGCCGTGGCTCTATTTTGACGGCATGATTTTGTCCGCATCGTGGATTCTCTTTTTGAACAGCGCGATGTTCTTCTTCTTGATTGAGTACGGGGGAGCCACCGAAGACGAACCGCGCAACTGGTGGGCGTGGGCCATCGCGGGAGGGCTATGCGCGCTTTCGGCTCTCGCCCGGCCGAGCATCCTTCCCTTCGCAGCGATGCTCACCGTGTTTCTTGCTTGGCGCGTGTGGCAATCAAAGCTCAAGCCGTCCTATTTGGTGGCCTTTGTATTGGCCTTGATCCTCGTTCACCTTCCGACGTCGCTGCGCAACTCGCGGGAAGGCGGAAGCCCTGTCTTTGTCACGGCCTCCGGCGGCGTTAATTTTTTTATCGGCAACCGCGAAGGTGCGTCCGGAGTCTACGACGAACTTGACTTCATCCAAACTTTTGACGCACCCGCCGAAGCCGAGGGCTATCGACTCGAAGCCTCGAAACGCGTGGGCAGAAATCTGACTCTGCCTGAGGCCGCTAACGTTTGGAAAGAGTACGCGCTGCGTGACGTCTTTGCCGACAAATTCGGCTGGCTCGGTGTTGAACTGAAAAAACTCTGGTGGACGTTGCGCAATGAAGAAGTGGCCAACAACTTCTCATTTCGCGCCACGCAGATGATCAATCCGGTCGTGGATCATTTGCCCATCCGCTGGGGTGTGCTGCTTCCGTTAGCCGTGGCCGGACTCGTCATGTTTTGGGACCGACGCAAGAAGTTGCTGCTTTATCTTTTTTATTCACTGAGCTACGTCGCGACGATACTGATCTTCTTCTCGTCGTCGGAATACCGCTTTCCGTTGGTTCTGGTTTTCTTACCTCTGGCAGGCTATGCCATTCACGCGATCATCGAAGGCTTCAGAAACAAACAAACGACTCGCGTAGCCGTCGCGCTTGTGGTGTATGTCGTACTCTTGCTCCCAGCCAACGCACCATCGAAAACTGCCTACGATCAAGTGTATCCGCGTTCCGATTTTGCCAATGTCGGGACCACTGCCATGAGGTACGACATGTTCTCCGAGGCAATGGGGATGTTCGCGCGTGCGCTGGCCATTGATCCCGACTACCGGCCCGCGCGGCTCGGGTTGGCGGATGCGCTGTGGAGAACGAGAAACTTCGATCAAGCTCGTGAAGAGTACGAACGTCTCGGAGTCAGTCCGCCGGATTCGCTTTCGGGCGCGCCGCTCGAAACTTTGAAGAGCGTCATCGACAGCATTCGCGCCACGGAAGGTGATTCCGCAGCCCTCGCCGAGCTTGATCGCGCGATCCCGCATCCGGAAAGTTTGGCCGTGCGCGATCTATGGGTCGAGCGCGCGAAACTGCAAGCGGCAGACAACCGCTATGGCGCGGCATACTGGTCTATGCTGAATGCGCACGATCTTGATCCGACGTCGCCGGATTGGCTGTTTTGGGCGGCGGAATATGTCCTGCAAATGGATTTCGCGAAGCAGGCCGATTCGCTTTATCAAGCGGCGATAGATCTCTATCCCGCCTATGCTCCCGCTCGGATCGAGAAAGGTTTTCTTGCGCTCGAAGTCGGCGACTTGGAAGAAGCCGTCCGTCAATCTCGTGAACTCGACAAGATTCACATCCCTAACGACTCTATCAGAGCGCAGGCGGAAAAACTCGACAGTTTGCTGCAGCATCTGTACGAATAG
- a CDS encoding metal-dependent transcriptional regulator encodes MLTSAAEDCLLYAYRLFERGEELSVSALARGLRVGDSTVTAMIQKLAKQKLMIHVPRREVSLSESGEKLARKLIRRHRLIETYLHNKLGYSWDEVHDEAERIEHAVSDRFVEAIDRELDFPKFDPHGDPIPDSEGVSATRRLRKLSDMGVGDHGKVARIMDGKPDALIYLSKLGIELGTDLEVIFAPDQDEIVHVSVEGVQRTLGATVASNILVE; translated from the coding sequence ATGCTTACATCTGCGGCAGAAGATTGTTTATTATATGCTTATAGACTCTTCGAGAGAGGCGAAGAGCTGTCCGTCTCGGCTTTGGCAAGAGGTCTCCGAGTTGGTGACTCGACGGTTACGGCCATGATCCAGAAACTGGCAAAGCAGAAGTTGATGATCCACGTTCCCCGGCGAGAAGTCAGCCTAAGCGAAAGCGGGGAAAAGCTGGCGCGGAAACTGATCCGGAGGCATCGGCTGATTGAGACCTATCTTCATAATAAGCTGGGCTACTCGTGGGATGAAGTGCATGATGAAGCCGAGCGGATCGAACATGCCGTTTCAGACCGGTTCGTGGAAGCAATTGACCGTGAACTCGATTTTCCCAAATTCGATCCGCACGGCGACCCAATCCCCGACAGCGAGGGAGTCAGCGCCACCCGCAGATTGCGGAAACTCTCCGACATGGGAGTTGGCGATCACGGCAAAGTCGCGCGCATCATGGACGGAAAGCCGGATGCCTTGATCTACCTTTCGAAACTTGGCATCGAACTCGGCACCGACCTTGAAGTCATCTTCGCGCCGGATCAAGACGAAATTGTGCACGTCTCCGTCGAAGGCGTGCAGAGAACCTTAGGCGCAACGGTCGCCTCAAACATTCTGGTAGAATGA